A window of the Ostrea edulis chromosome 1, xbOstEdul1.1, whole genome shotgun sequence genome harbors these coding sequences:
- the LOC125670517 gene encoding uncharacterized protein LOC125670517 gives MLQRLKWLFIVFVWILLQRETFINGLPLNGTFSSSISPNNSTESWNISINTQANHSENSPNRTTLLSSFQINSWLLPKKDRQSQYVNIVLLPVGALVCFIVMIFLRCCTWQREDQKFKDRGCSYDVTNYVILTQGDADYSDVDMRSETLSNYDTVNSHISGTPKSPWRVHSAMPSFVSLQSRIDSQMYDTVTSYRSYLQSPQGRKTFNFDKKDITENDTLVSGKQTPQRPRKIPGTRFSIVPALDNYMRLKSLNKSPSQPASPKLHRMASESPDTLSSNGSETGVVPRRYKKSRVSFTEKSKDCGPSKRPRKCQSVDVQTQVDLRRSKRASQKSNITTTSSVATEIVDCVNTEDKSTDKSTRQSFVSQHSKTDLNNIVNNNTCFKFEAEVYAEQKPQIDCVGCDMESGPSAEDKENFKNLHSKGQNYKITDVNGVLEATPIESVCNRISHSVPVTGARTEIQINITSNPHEDVPSYERQTTPMTSSLLCCPSIPPKTKSETDLFKNNNNNSSTENLCRRKSCDIIQKSLGKNAKISPIGVHQTKCFCDISRKFSLGAISNGSPSIFKPKNIGNSLSSMRDILTMRKKNYAQTANMLQAPENMETVSTF, from the coding sequence ATGCTGCAACGATTGAAATGGCTATTTATCGTATTCGTATGGATTTTACTCCAAAGAGAAACGTTTATAAACGGTCTGCCTttaaatggaacattttcatctAGTATTTCACCCAACAATTCTACTGAGTCCTGGAATATTTCCATAAACACTCAGGCAAACCATTCCGAAAATTCTCCAAATAGAACCACGCTGCTTAGTTCCTTCCAAATAAACTCCTGGCTCCTCCCAAAAAAAGATCGCCAATCTCAGTATGTGAACATTGTCCTGTTACCAGTCGGTGCTTTGGTGTGCTTTATTGTCATGATATTTCTGCGGTGTTGCACGTGGCAAAGAGAGGACCAAAAGTTCAAAGATCGCGGTTGTAGTTATGATGTCACTAATTACGTCATTTTAACTCAGGGTGATGCAGACTACAGTGACGTGGACATGAGATCAGAAACGTTGTCTAACTATGACACGGTGAATTCTCACATCTCGGGCACACCCAAAAGCCCGTGGCGTGTACATTCAGCGATGCCTTCATTTGTATCTCTTCAAAGCCGCATTGATTCTCAAATGTACGATACCGTGACATCTTATCGATCTTACCTACAGAGTCCCCAGGGCAGAAAGAcattcaattttgataaaaaagatATCACGGAAAACGATACTTTGGTTAGTGGCAAGCAGACCCCACAAAGACCGCGAAAAATTCCAGGAACTCGATTTTCAATTGTGCCAGCTCTCGATAATTATATGCGTTTGAAAAGTTTGAATAAATCTCCTTCACAACCAGCTTCCCCTAAACTTCATCGCATGGCATCGGAATCACCGGACACTCTGTCATCTAACGGATCGGAAACCGGTGTAGTGCCGCGAAGATACAAGAAAAGCCGAGTGTCCTTCACAGAGAAAAGTAAAGATTGCGGACCTAGCAAGCGTCCAAGAAAATGTCAGTCGGTCGATGTACAAACTCAAGTGGACCTTCGTCGAAGTAAAAGGGCTTCTCAGAAATCAAATATCACAACAACCTCATCGGTTGCAACAGAGATTGTTGACTGTGTCAATACGGAAGACAAAAGTACGGATAAAAGTACACGTCAAAGCTTTGTGTCACAACATTCGAAAACTGATTTAAATAATATTGTTAACAATAACACGTGCTTCAAATTTGAAGCAGAAGTTTATGCCGAACAGAAACCCCAAATCGATTGTGTGGGGTGCGATATGGAAAGTGGTCCCTCAGCAGAAGAcaaagaaaactttaaaaaccTTCATTCTAAAGgccaaaattataaaattacgGATGTGAACGGTGTTTTAGAAGCCACtccaattgaatctgtttgtaacaGAATTTCTCACTCTGTACCTGTTACGGGAGCCCGTACAGAGATTCAAATAAACATCACCTCTAATCCCCATGAAGACGTCCCCTCATATGAGAGGCAGACGACTCCGATGACGTCATCTCTCCTGTGTTGCCCTAGCATTCCGCCCAAAACCAAATCCGAAACAGACttgtttaaaaacaacaataacaactCCTCAACGGAAAATCTTTGCCGGAGGAAAAGTTGTGACATTATTCAAAAATCACTGGGCAAAAACGCCAAAATTTCTCCTATTGGTGTTCATCAGACAAAGTGTTTCTGTGATATCAGTAGAAAGTTTTCCCTAGGTGCCATATCAAACGGTTCCCCTTCCATTTTCAAGCCTAAAAATATTGGGAATTCTTTGTCCTCCATGAGGGACATTTTGACTATGCGAAAAAAGAATTACGCACAAACCGCCAATATGCTGCAAGCACCAGAGAACATGGAGACTGTTTCAACGTTTTAA